A single genomic interval of Arachis duranensis cultivar V14167 chromosome 7, aradu.V14167.gnm2.J7QH, whole genome shotgun sequence harbors:
- the LOC107457917 gene encoding UPF0481 protein At3g47200 isoform X2, whose product MEGENPNDVLIKINAILKEAQPLLTDECCIYRVPHEIRKFKEDAYTPKVVSIGPFHHGDPKLLKMEGLKRTCCREFIERSETKNLKSFVSCVQELEAKVRGCYSDEIKLSEEEHVMVILVDCCFILEFLLRHHFKLPYSDDIFLSPRLGTYIRYDLLMLENQVPFFVLEKLYNLAFPSTLNSGGHESHPSLLRLALRYIVPSRIVPCDNNNDELTLVDVGRIAHFTDLTRKSLLRSSHLLQPSTSGCSREAKLTQLYSATELNEAGVKFEVHKASQCLLDLELSVFDFLINTEKDVDFFVKNGIIENWIGDSNAVAEMFNGLGVNVVHPNINTQYLRICEELNAFCNHPWNRKVATLRRDYCNTPWKTVASIAGIFLLILTIIQTVFSILQVVLA is encoded by the exons ATGGAAGGTGAGAATCCTAATGATGTTTTAATCAAGATTAATGCAATATTAAAGGAAGCACAGCCTCTCCTTACAGATGAATGCTGCATCTACAGGGTGCCTCATGAGATCCGCAAGTTCAAAGAAGATGCATACACTCCAAAAGTTGTTTCAATTGGTCCTTTTCACCATGGGGATCCAAAGTTGCTAAAGATGGAAGGCCTTAAAAGAACATGTTGCAGAGAATTCATTGAAAGATCCGAGACAAAGAACTTGAAAAGCTTCGTGAGTTGCGTGCAAGAGCTGGAGGCAAAGGTTCGTGGTTGTTACTCAGATGAAATCAAGCTTAGTGAGGAAGAACATGTTATGGTAATATTAGTAGACTGCTGCTTCATATTAGAGTTTTTACTTAGGCACCATTTCAAGTTGCCTTATAGTGATGACATTTTTCTGTCACCACGGCTAGGAACTTatataagatatgatttgtTGATGCTTGAGAATCAAGTCCCTTTCTTTGTTCTTGAGAAGCTTTACAATCTAGCTTTTCCTTCTACCTTAAATAGTGGCGGCCACGAAAGCCATCCTTCATTATTAAGGCTTGCTCTTCGTTATATTGTTCCTAGTAGAATAGTTCCTTGCgacaataataatgatgagCTAACCTTAGTAGATGTTGGTAGAATAGCTCATTTTACAGATCTAACAAGAAAGTCTCTATTAAGATCCTCTCACTTATTGCAACCATCAACCTCTGGATGCTCAAGAGAAGCAAAGTTAACACAACTTTATAGTGCAACTGAGTTGAATGAAGCTGGAGTGAAGTTTGAAGTACACAAAGCTAGTCAATGCTTACTAGACTTGGAACTTTCAG TCTTTGATTTCCTTATCAACACAGAAAAAGATGTAGATTTCTTCGTAAAGAATGGAATAATTGAGAATTGGATAGGTGATAGCAATGCAGTGGCTGAAATGTTTAATGGTCTTGGAGTGAATGTTGTGCATCCAAATATCAATACGCAATATCTTCGTATTTGTGAAGAGTTGAATGCTTTCTGTAACCACCCTTGGAACAGAAAAGTTGCGACTTTGAGGCGTGATTACTGCAACACTCCATGGAAGACAGTAGCTTCCATTGCTGGAATTTTTCTGCTTATTCTCACTATTATTCAGACGGTATTTTCTATTCTTCAAGTAGTACTAGCTTAA
- the LOC107457917 gene encoding UPF0481 protein At3g47200 isoform X3 — MEGENPNDVLIKINAILKEAQPLLTDECCIYRVPHEIRKFKEDAYTPKVVSIGPFHHGDPKLLKMEGLKRTCCREFIERSETKNLKSFVSCVQELEAKVRGCYSDEIKLSEEEHVMVILVDCCFILEFLLRHHFKLPYSDDIFLSPRLGTYIRYDLLMLENQVPFFVLEKLYNLAFPSTLNSGGHESHPSLLRLALRYIVPSRIVPCDNNNDELTLVDVGRIAHFTDLTRKSLLRSSHLLQPSTSGCSREAKLTQLYSATELNEAGVKFEVHKASQCLLDLELSEKDVDFFVKNGIIENWIGDSNAVAEMFNGLGVNVVHPNINTQYLRICEELNAFCNHPWNRKVATLRRDYCNTPWKTVASIAGIFLLILTIIQTVFSILQVVLA; from the exons ATGGAAGGTGAGAATCCTAATGATGTTTTAATCAAGATTAATGCAATATTAAAGGAAGCACAGCCTCTCCTTACAGATGAATGCTGCATCTACAGGGTGCCTCATGAGATCCGCAAGTTCAAAGAAGATGCATACACTCCAAAAGTTGTTTCAATTGGTCCTTTTCACCATGGGGATCCAAAGTTGCTAAAGATGGAAGGCCTTAAAAGAACATGTTGCAGAGAATTCATTGAAAGATCCGAGACAAAGAACTTGAAAAGCTTCGTGAGTTGCGTGCAAGAGCTGGAGGCAAAGGTTCGTGGTTGTTACTCAGATGAAATCAAGCTTAGTGAGGAAGAACATGTTATGGTAATATTAGTAGACTGCTGCTTCATATTAGAGTTTTTACTTAGGCACCATTTCAAGTTGCCTTATAGTGATGACATTTTTCTGTCACCACGGCTAGGAACTTatataagatatgatttgtTGATGCTTGAGAATCAAGTCCCTTTCTTTGTTCTTGAGAAGCTTTACAATCTAGCTTTTCCTTCTACCTTAAATAGTGGCGGCCACGAAAGCCATCCTTCATTATTAAGGCTTGCTCTTCGTTATATTGTTCCTAGTAGAATAGTTCCTTGCgacaataataatgatgagCTAACCTTAGTAGATGTTGGTAGAATAGCTCATTTTACAGATCTAACAAGAAAGTCTCTATTAAGATCCTCTCACTTATTGCAACCATCAACCTCTGGATGCTCAAGAGAAGCAAAGTTAACACAACTTTATAGTGCAACTGAGTTGAATGAAGCTGGAGTGAAGTTTGAAGTACACAAAGCTAGTCAATGCTTACTAGACTTGGAACTTTCAG AAAAAGATGTAGATTTCTTCGTAAAGAATGGAATAATTGAGAATTGGATAGGTGATAGCAATGCAGTGGCTGAAATGTTTAATGGTCTTGGAGTGAATGTTGTGCATCCAAATATCAATACGCAATATCTTCGTATTTGTGAAGAGTTGAATGCTTTCTGTAACCACCCTTGGAACAGAAAAGTTGCGACTTTGAGGCGTGATTACTGCAACACTCCATGGAAGACAGTAGCTTCCATTGCTGGAATTTTTCTGCTTATTCTCACTATTATTCAGACGGTATTTTCTATTCTTCAAGTAGTACTAGCTTAA
- the LOC107457917 gene encoding UPF0481 protein At3g47200 isoform X1 — MEGENPNDVLIKINAILKEAQPLLTDECCIYRVPHEIRKFKEDAYTPKVVSIGPFHHGDPKLLKMEGLKRTCCREFIERSETKNLKSFVSCVQELEAKVRGCYSDEIKLSEEEHVMVILVDCCFILEFLLRHHFKLPYSDDIFLSPRLGTYIRYDLLMLENQVPFFVLEKLYNLAFPSTLNSGGHESHPSLLRLALRYIVPSRIVPCDNNNDELTLVDVGRIAHFTDLTRKSLLRSSHLLQPSTSGCSREAKLTQLYSATELNEAGVKFEVHKASQCLLDLELSGHTLKIPFIRVMDSTEVILRNLLAFEQCHYIHESYLTDYAAVFDFLINTEKDVDFFVKNGIIENWIGDSNAVAEMFNGLGVNVVHPNINTQYLRICEELNAFCNHPWNRKVATLRRDYCNTPWKTVASIAGIFLLILTIIQTVFSILQVVLA, encoded by the coding sequence ATGGAAGGTGAGAATCCTAATGATGTTTTAATCAAGATTAATGCAATATTAAAGGAAGCACAGCCTCTCCTTACAGATGAATGCTGCATCTACAGGGTGCCTCATGAGATCCGCAAGTTCAAAGAAGATGCATACACTCCAAAAGTTGTTTCAATTGGTCCTTTTCACCATGGGGATCCAAAGTTGCTAAAGATGGAAGGCCTTAAAAGAACATGTTGCAGAGAATTCATTGAAAGATCCGAGACAAAGAACTTGAAAAGCTTCGTGAGTTGCGTGCAAGAGCTGGAGGCAAAGGTTCGTGGTTGTTACTCAGATGAAATCAAGCTTAGTGAGGAAGAACATGTTATGGTAATATTAGTAGACTGCTGCTTCATATTAGAGTTTTTACTTAGGCACCATTTCAAGTTGCCTTATAGTGATGACATTTTTCTGTCACCACGGCTAGGAACTTatataagatatgatttgtTGATGCTTGAGAATCAAGTCCCTTTCTTTGTTCTTGAGAAGCTTTACAATCTAGCTTTTCCTTCTACCTTAAATAGTGGCGGCCACGAAAGCCATCCTTCATTATTAAGGCTTGCTCTTCGTTATATTGTTCCTAGTAGAATAGTTCCTTGCgacaataataatgatgagCTAACCTTAGTAGATGTTGGTAGAATAGCTCATTTTACAGATCTAACAAGAAAGTCTCTATTAAGATCCTCTCACTTATTGCAACCATCAACCTCTGGATGCTCAAGAGAAGCAAAGTTAACACAACTTTATAGTGCAACTGAGTTGAATGAAGCTGGAGTGAAGTTTGAAGTACACAAAGCTAGTCAATGCTTACTAGACTTGGAACTTTCAGGTCATACTTTGAAAATCCCATTCATTAGAGTGATGGACAGCACTGAAGTTATTTTGCGAAATTTGTTAGCTTTTGAACAATGCCACTATATTCATGAATCCTATCTCACTGACTATGCTGCAGTCTTTGATTTCCTTATCAACACAGAAAAAGATGTAGATTTCTTCGTAAAGAATGGAATAATTGAGAATTGGATAGGTGATAGCAATGCAGTGGCTGAAATGTTTAATGGTCTTGGAGTGAATGTTGTGCATCCAAATATCAATACGCAATATCTTCGTATTTGTGAAGAGTTGAATGCTTTCTGTAACCACCCTTGGAACAGAAAAGTTGCGACTTTGAGGCGTGATTACTGCAACACTCCATGGAAGACAGTAGCTTCCATTGCTGGAATTTTTCTGCTTATTCTCACTATTATTCAGACGGTATTTTCTATTCTTCAAGTAGTACTAGCTTAA
- the LOC107457922 gene encoding LOW QUALITY PROTEIN: zinc finger protein 4 (The sequence of the model RefSeq protein was modified relative to this genomic sequence to represent the inferred CDS: deleted 1 base in 1 codon): protein MKRNIDLEVEASAEQESEVSSQVASSVSIQEASAGPYSDSLDNSFIRNPIAVHPNWDAASLDLTLNFKNNELGATRDSLGFSFSTTTSESSNDPASQTTESTAPRSFSCTYCQRKFFSSQALGGHQNAHKRERTLAKRAMRMGFFSERYASLASLPLHGSFRSFGIKAHSSTMHHGFSPTIMRPAPEVKSNARFEQGYVGLPMFSEDDDSELMWPGSFRQVADAGKNNHREFILTGNPNLSFTEVSPPEEIENSAPDLTLKL, encoded by the exons ATGAAAAGAAACATTGATCTTGAAGTTGAAGCCTCTGCCGAACAAGAATCCGAAGTTAGC AGCCAGGTTGCATCCAGTGTCTCTATCCAAGAAGCCTCAGCAGGTCCTTACAGTGACAGCCTCGATAACTCTTTCATCAGGAATCCAATCGCAGTTCATCCTAACTGGGATGCTGCCTCACTTGACTTAACTCTCAACTTCAAGAACAATGAGTTAGGGGCAACAAGAGATTCATTAGGATTCTCATTCTCAACCACTACTAGTGAGAGCAGCAATGACCCTGCCTCTCAGACCACAGAATCCACCGCGCCGCGAAGTTTCTCTTGCACTTACTGCCAGCGCAAGTTTTTCAGCTCTCAAGCTCTTGGTGGACACCAGAATGCTCACAAGAGAGAAAGGACATTGGCAAAAAGGGCCATGAGAATGGGATTTTTCTCTGAGAGATATGCAAGTCTAGCTTCTCTGCCTCTGCATGGTTCTTTCAGGTCTTTCGGAATAAAGGCGCATTCTTCGACAATGCACCATGGCTTCTCACCAACAATAATGAGGCCTGCTCCTGAGGTGAAAAGCAATGCAAGATTTGAGCAAGGATATGTTGGCCTTCCAATGTTCTCGGAGGATGATGACTCGGAACTCATGTGGCCGGGTAGTTTTCGCCAGGTCGCAGATGCTGGCAAAAATAATCATCGGGAGTTCATACTGACTGGAAATCCAAATTTGAGTTTCACTGAGGTGAGTCCACCAGAAGAGATAGAGAACTCAGCACCAGATTTGACATTGAAACTTTGA